From the genome of Candidatus Hydrogenedentota bacterium:
CGTTTCCAAAATCTTATGCTGCTCGGTGTGGGCTGTCTGTTCTTTGGTTGGCTCTGGAGTTTCCATTTCCCCATCATCAAGCATCTGTGGACCAGTTCCATGGTGCTGTGGGCGGCCGGTTGGAGTTTCCTGCTTCTCGCCCTCTTTTATCTTGTCGTTGACATTTGGCAGTGGCAGCGCTGGGCTTATCCTTTCGTCGTTATTGGAGCCAATGCCATCGCCGTTTATATGGCGGTCCATATTGTTCATTTAGACAAATTGTTTCAAAAATGCCCCGTATTGGGCGCTATGGCGAAGGTGGGACCTTTTATTGGCGCAACATTGGTGCTATTAATCCTTTGGATTCCCTTGTGGATCATGTACCGCAAGAAGATTTTCCTGCGCGTATAACTTTTCTGAAGAAGATTCAACGCCGTGCGGAACAGTCGCGATGGAGCGGCTGCCGCCTGCTGCCTTGGTCTTTATCAGGCTTCCGGCTCCTTTTTCAGGATGATCAATAAAATGGAGCCTAGCCGAATAGGGAGCGCCAATTCCATACTATGGATAGCTTTGGCGAGGCGCAGACTGAGCGGCGCGATCCACGGTGCGGCGAGACAAAAGGAGCTGAGCCGCTCTACCTGAAAGCCCGCATCTATGCAAGTTTGGCGGAGTCGTCTTGGATTGAAGTGACAGACGTGCTGGTCGCCGCCCATGGTTGCCGTTTTTTGCAGTTTGTCGCAAGCATATTCGATGAGCGGCCAGAGGCTGGCGTAGTTGGGAGTAGTGAGTAAGACCTGCCCGCCCGGTTTGAGCAAGGCATGGAAGCTTTTGAGCATGTCCAAAACCTGGTCATGATAAATATGCTCGATCACTTCCATACAGTAGATGTGATCCACCGCTTGCTCTACATCAAAAGATTCATCTACGAGACCATGGAAG
Proteins encoded in this window:
- a CDS encoding class I SAM-dependent methyltransferase, with translation MTNNPQSPKEKKRRTGDTIAIDGAYQYRALTQGNPVQRFWHLSKQLVIDTCLPPKPDHYVMDVGCGSGVIANFLAGYGAQVLGVDGNEAAIDFAREHFSSENTRFFHGLVDESFDVEQAVDHIYCMEVIEHIYHDQVLDMLKSFHALLKPGGQVLLTTPNYASLWPLIEYACDKLQKTATMGGDQHVCHFNPRRLRQTCIDAGFQVERLSSFCLAAPWIAPLSLRLAKAIHSMELALPIRLGSILLIILKKEPEA